Proteins encoded within one genomic window of Tidjanibacter massiliensis:
- a CDS encoding alcohol dehydrogenase, with translation MRAYTYIEHGKFGLSDKPVPKLTGPRDAVVRVTLCSICTSDLHIKHGSVPRAVPGITVGHEMVGVVEQVGAEVASVKVGDRVTVNVETFCGECFFCRRGYVNNCTDPEGGWALGCRIDGGQAEYVRVPYADRGLNRIPDAVSDEQALFVGDLLATGFWAARISEITEGDTVLVIGAGPTGLCTLLCVMLKRPKRVIVCENSPERARFVKEHYPGVLVTGSEECRDFVLRHSDHGGADAVLEVAGGTDTFRLAWECARPNAVVTVVALYDRPQLLPLPEMYGKNLTFKTGGVDGCDCAEILRLLEEGRIDTTPLITHRFPLSRIGEAYRLFEERADGVIKIAVDCGK, from the coding sequence ATGCGGGCATACACTTATATCGAACACGGGAAATTCGGACTGTCGGATAAGCCGGTACCGAAACTGACAGGGCCGCGCGATGCGGTCGTACGCGTGACGCTGTGCAGTATTTGTACGAGCGACCTGCATATCAAGCACGGCAGCGTGCCCCGTGCGGTGCCGGGCATCACCGTCGGACACGAGATGGTGGGAGTGGTGGAGCAGGTGGGGGCGGAGGTTGCCTCGGTGAAGGTTGGTGACAGGGTGACGGTGAACGTCGAGACCTTTTGCGGCGAGTGTTTCTTCTGCCGCCGCGGCTATGTGAACAATTGCACCGACCCGGAGGGGGGCTGGGCGTTGGGATGTCGTATCGACGGCGGTCAGGCGGAGTATGTCCGGGTCCCTTATGCCGACCGGGGTCTGAACCGTATTCCCGATGCGGTGAGCGACGAACAGGCCCTGTTCGTGGGAGACCTGCTCGCTACCGGATTCTGGGCTGCCCGTATTTCGGAGATAACGGAGGGGGATACGGTACTGGTCATCGGGGCGGGGCCTACGGGGCTGTGCACCTTGCTCTGCGTGATGCTGAAGAGGCCGAAGCGCGTCATCGTCTGCGAAAATTCGCCGGAAAGAGCCCGTTTCGTGAAGGAGCATTATCCCGGTGTGCTGGTGACCGGCTCGGAAGAGTGCCGGGATTTCGTGCTTCGCCACAGCGACCATGGAGGGGCCGATGCGGTGCTGGAAGTGGCTGGAGGAACCGATACGTTCCGGTTGGCGTGGGAGTGTGCACGTCCCAATGCCGTCGTCACGGTTGTCGCGCTTTATGACAGACCGCAGTTGCTGCCTTTGCCGGAAATGTACGGAAAAAACCTGACCTTCAAGACGGGAGGGGTGGATGGCTGCGACTGTGCCGAGATTCTCCGTCTTCTCGAGGAGGGTAGAATCGACACAACGCCGCTCATTACCCATCGTTTCCCGTTGAGCCGTATCGGAGAGGCATACCGTCTTTTCGAGGAGAGGGCAGACGGTGTAATCAAGATAGCGGTCGATTGCGGTAAATAG
- a CDS encoding TolC family protein: MKQIRIIILALPLLALPALAGGEEVSLDRCREMALENNRRIAIARQADEQAAYTVKATKANFFPKFSAGAYGLYASSANDMKLALGDIRLFDPSTLEGIVPPALEPWLDRLSLLRLPELSLKLDLNNSYLAGVSIEQPVYMGGKIHSAYRMARIGDELAALNVCLTEEEVIVETDRAYWTYVQTLELRKSAGAYKAVVEEFLRTVSNAVEAGMKSRNDLMKVQVQLNRAELQLQRADNGVRLSRMNLCQMVGLPLDSDIVPSESFGDETAPAAAGTDITARPEYTMLCKQVELKRQEQRFIQSDFLPSVGVRGGYNYTYGMKINGRPLFDNGGFSAMIAVSIPLFHWGEGMNKVRAAKAETAMAELQRDEMAEKMELEAQQALNAVNEYILEVRLTESALSQAEENMQTSGNFYEAGMEPISDYLEAQAIWQNASAEYIAARAKLAISRSEYMKAAGLL, encoded by the coding sequence GGCGGCGAGGAGGTCTCGCTCGACCGGTGCAGGGAGATGGCACTGGAAAACAACCGCCGGATAGCCATCGCACGCCAGGCCGACGAACAGGCCGCCTACACGGTAAAAGCCACGAAGGCCAACTTCTTTCCCAAATTCTCCGCGGGCGCATACGGTCTCTACGCCTCGTCGGCGAACGATATGAAACTGGCCCTCGGCGACATACGGCTCTTCGACCCAAGTACTCTGGAGGGCATCGTTCCCCCCGCCCTCGAACCGTGGCTCGACCGGCTCTCCCTCCTCCGCCTGCCCGAGCTGTCGCTGAAGCTCGACCTGAACAACTCCTATCTGGCCGGCGTGAGCATCGAACAGCCGGTTTACATGGGGGGCAAGATACACTCCGCCTACCGCATGGCCCGTATCGGCGACGAGCTGGCCGCCCTCAACGTATGCCTGACCGAAGAGGAGGTCATCGTCGAAACCGACCGGGCATACTGGACCTACGTCCAGACGCTCGAACTCCGCAAATCCGCCGGCGCCTACAAGGCGGTAGTGGAGGAGTTTCTGCGGACGGTGAGCAATGCCGTGGAGGCCGGCATGAAGTCGCGCAACGACCTGATGAAGGTACAGGTACAGCTCAACCGGGCGGAACTGCAGTTACAGCGGGCCGACAACGGTGTCCGGCTCTCCCGGATGAATCTCTGTCAGATGGTCGGACTGCCGCTCGACAGCGACATCGTTCCGTCCGAATCGTTCGGCGACGAAACCGCCCCGGCCGCAGCTGGAACCGACATCACGGCCCGGCCCGAATACACCATGCTGTGCAAGCAGGTCGAGCTGAAACGACAGGAGCAGCGTTTCATCCAAAGCGACTTTCTGCCGTCGGTAGGAGTTCGGGGAGGCTATAACTACACGTACGGCATGAAAATCAACGGCCGGCCGCTCTTCGACAACGGCGGATTCTCGGCCATGATAGCGGTTTCGATTCCCCTGTTCCACTGGGGCGAGGGCATGAACAAGGTCCGCGCGGCCAAAGCGGAAACGGCGATGGCCGAACTGCAGCGCGACGAAATGGCGGAGAAGATGGAGCTCGAAGCCCAACAGGCGCTCAACGCCGTGAACGAATACATCCTCGAAGTCAGGCTGACCGAATCCGCCCTTTCGCAGGCGGAGGAAAACATGCAAACGAGCGGCAACTTCTACGAGGCGGGCATGGAACCCATCTCCGACTACCTCGAAGCCCAAGCGATATGGCAAAACGCCTCGGCAGAATACATAGCGGCCCGGGCGAAACTCGCCATCAGCCGGTCGGAGTACATGAAAGCCGCGGGACTGCTGTAA
- a CDS encoding radical SAM-associated putative lipoprotein: MKTRLLSGLLSLLGFSGIAASCNSEEYQSAGEYGTPYARFTFKGTVTDAEAHSPLEGIRVISRSAEAPELTDTVYTDRAGAYLMEFEHIFPNVEKVELRADAQERENGILFEEARHTIIITEEDYTGRGEGSSWNHGTVTKSVDFALERKK, translated from the coding sequence ATGAAAACACGCCTTTTATCCGGACTGCTTTCGCTGCTCGGATTCTCCGGAATCGCCGCATCGTGCAACAGCGAAGAGTACCAATCCGCCGGCGAATACGGCACGCCGTACGCCCGCTTCACTTTCAAAGGGACCGTCACCGATGCCGAGGCCCACTCGCCGCTGGAAGGCATCCGGGTAATCTCCCGCAGCGCAGAGGCACCGGAGCTGACCGATACGGTCTATACAGACCGGGCCGGCGCATACCTTATGGAGTTCGAACACATCTTCCCGAACGTAGAGAAGGTCGAACTCCGGGCCGACGCACAGGAGAGGGAGAACGGCATTCTGTTCGAGGAAGCCCGTCACACCATCATCATAACGGAGGAGGATTACACCGGTCGGGGGGAAGGCAGTTCATGGAACCACGGCACCGTCACGAAGAGCGTGGATTTCGCTCTGGAGCGCAAAAAATGA
- a CDS encoding VOC family protein, which yields MRIDHVAIYAHDIECVRDFFVHYFGASTGAVYHNVRTGFRSYFLVFGDGSRLEIMTCPGLSDDAGPSPRCGLAHIAMGVGSREAVDELTCRLGSDGYEVLSGPRTTGDGYYESCILGPENNLIEITGE from the coding sequence ATGAGAATAGACCACGTTGCCATTTATGCACATGACATCGAGTGTGTCAGGGATTTTTTCGTACACTATTTCGGGGCTTCGACAGGTGCCGTGTACCATAATGTCCGTACGGGTTTCAGGTCGTATTTTCTCGTTTTCGGCGACGGTTCGCGGTTGGAGATAATGACCTGCCCCGGTCTTTCGGACGATGCGGGGCCGTCGCCGCGTTGCGGTCTTGCCCATATTGCGATGGGGGTGGGCAGCAGGGAGGCGGTGGACGAACTGACCTGTCGGCTCGGCAGCGACGGTTACGAGGTACTTAGCGGACCGAGGACGACGGGAGACGGTTATTACGAGAGTTGTATTCTCGGGCCGGAAAATAATCTGATTGAGATAACCGGAGAATAG
- a CDS encoding TIGR04133 family radical SAM/SPASM protein, whose amino-acid sequence MKNGLGVRRRLALDIFSNIEDKRIAAHELRTIMWEATLRCNLACRHCGSDCRSEAAVPDMPAADFLRTIDTITPHVVPNRVLIVITGGEALMRRDIEEVGRALYDRGYPWGIVTNGMLLDERRLESLLRAGLHTATVSLDGFAETHNRIRRNERSYERALGALRLLARQPDILYDAVTCANADTLATLPRFRDFLIAEGVKRWRIFTIFPVGRGADDPSLQLDTEQFRRLMEFIRDTRREGRIAVNYGCEGFLGRYEGDVRDTFYHCSAGVSIAGIRVDGAISGCTSIRARYDQGNIYRDNFMDVWNNRFAPYRDREWMRHGACGNCRVFKYCRGNGMHLRDETGQLLVCHYKKLL is encoded by the coding sequence ATGAAGAACGGCTTGGGAGTGCGCAGACGGCTCGCACTCGACATATTCTCCAATATAGAGGACAAACGCATCGCGGCTCACGAACTGCGTACCATCATGTGGGAGGCTACCCTCCGCTGCAACCTCGCGTGCCGTCACTGCGGAAGCGACTGCCGCAGCGAGGCCGCCGTACCCGACATGCCCGCCGCCGATTTTCTCCGGACAATCGATACGATAACCCCACATGTCGTTCCGAATCGGGTTCTCATCGTCATTACGGGCGGAGAGGCCCTGATGCGGCGCGACATCGAAGAGGTCGGACGGGCCCTTTACGACCGGGGGTATCCGTGGGGCATCGTCACGAACGGAATGCTGCTCGACGAACGCCGCCTGGAGTCGCTGCTTCGTGCCGGCCTGCATACGGCTACCGTCAGCCTCGACGGTTTCGCCGAAACTCATAACCGCATACGGCGGAACGAACGCAGCTACGAACGCGCGCTCGGCGCCCTCCGGCTGCTCGCCCGTCAGCCGGACATCCTCTACGATGCCGTGACCTGCGCCAATGCAGACACCCTCGCCACCCTGCCCCGATTCCGGGATTTCCTGATAGCCGAAGGGGTGAAACGCTGGCGCATCTTCACCATCTTCCCGGTAGGCCGCGGCGCAGACGACCCGAGTCTGCAACTCGATACGGAACAATTCCGCCGTCTGATGGAGTTCATCCGAGATACGCGCCGCGAAGGCCGCATCGCGGTCAATTACGGATGCGAAGGCTTTCTCGGCCGGTACGAAGGCGATGTACGCGACACGTTCTACCACTGCAGCGCCGGCGTATCCATCGCCGGCATCAGGGTAGACGGCGCCATCTCGGGATGCACGAGCATTCGGGCCCGCTACGACCAGGGCAACATTTACCGAGACAATTTCATGGACGTATGGAACAACCGTTTCGCACCATACCGCGACCGCGAATGGATGCGGCACGGTGCGTGCGGGAATTGCCGCGTATTCAAATATTGCCGCGGCAACGGGATGCATCTGCGCGACGAAACGGGACAACTGCTCGTGTGCCATTACAAGAAACTGTTATGA